From the genome of Bordetella sp. H567, one region includes:
- a CDS encoding GspL/Epsl periplasmic domain-containing protein, which produces MKTVLRLALPPLRALTPDLEIPFVLLDRDRRILRSGQLALCEMAAVPAARVEAILHPQDTVDTRIALPPLRGDRLHSAAVALVEPLTLSPTDDLAIAFGPRDADGLAPVAWCSRAELARGWTMLAQAGLAIAALYPTHAVLPRQAGGAGEPLSLPADARWQHPSPAWSLALADLRPVAQGRSRWRAPLAWSAAALAVWVAGLNIHAAQLAAEGQALQQSLHDRVAAAFPELPLIMDPQKQAQQRVDALRAARSVASDSDFMPLAQAAAKMLPPGSFELSALAYQDGVLAIDRADRAPSGVPRAEPAPRQGGTAGLVLAPSDTGWKIAPARLADRVNAADRARIAAGPTP; this is translated from the coding sequence TTGAAGACCGTCCTGCGCCTGGCCTTGCCGCCCTTGCGCGCGCTGACCCCCGACCTGGAAATCCCTTTCGTCCTGCTGGATCGCGATCGGCGCATCCTGCGCAGTGGCCAGCTTGCGCTGTGCGAGATGGCGGCGGTACCGGCCGCGCGCGTCGAAGCCATCCTGCATCCGCAAGACACCGTCGATACGCGCATCGCCTTGCCGCCTTTGCGCGGCGATCGCCTGCACAGCGCCGCGGTCGCGCTGGTCGAACCCCTGACCCTGTCGCCCACCGACGACCTCGCCATTGCCTTCGGACCGCGCGACGCCGACGGCCTGGCGCCGGTCGCATGGTGTTCCCGTGCCGAGCTGGCGCGCGGATGGACGATGCTCGCGCAGGCGGGACTGGCCATCGCGGCGCTTTACCCCACCCATGCGGTACTGCCCCGGCAGGCAGGCGGCGCCGGCGAACCGCTGTCGCTGCCCGCCGATGCACGGTGGCAGCATCCCAGCCCGGCGTGGTCGCTCGCGCTGGCCGACCTGCGTCCGGTCGCGCAGGGCCGGTCGCGTTGGCGCGCGCCCTTGGCCTGGTCGGCGGCCGCCCTGGCCGTCTGGGTGGCAGGGCTGAACATCCACGCCGCGCAGCTGGCCGCCGAGGGCCAGGCGTTGCAGCAGTCGCTGCACGACCGCGTGGCCGCCGCCTTTCCGGAGTTGCCGCTGATCATGGATCCGCAAAAGCAGGCGCAACAGCGCGTCGACGCGTTGCGCGCCGCCCGCAGCGTCGCGAGCGACAGCGACTTCATGCCGCTGGCGCAGGCGGCCGCGAAGATGCTGCCCCCCGGCAGTTTCGAGCTTTCCGCCCTGGCCTACCAGGACGGCGTGCTGGCCATCGACCGGGCCGACCGCGCGCCGAGCGGCGTGCCGCGCGCGGAACCCGCGCCCCGACAGGGAGGCACGGCGGGATTGGTCCTGGCGCCCAGCGACACGGGCTGGAAGATCGCGCCGGCGCGGCTGGCCGATCGCGTCAATGCGGCCGATCGCGCGCGTATCGCGGCGGGACCGACACCATGA
- the gspI gene encoding type II secretion system minor pseudopilin GspI: protein MNPHGNQKGFSLLEVLVALAIIAIALAACVRAAGQIATGQAQLRDRALALVAAENTLAELRAQRAFPPPGDLRTPCPQGPLALVCTSHVENTSYKDMRQVTVRVTAGGQGPQLAQLRGLLSARP from the coding sequence ATGAATCCGCACGGCAACCAGAAGGGCTTTTCGCTGCTGGAGGTGCTGGTGGCGCTGGCCATCATCGCCATCGCGCTCGCCGCCTGCGTGCGCGCGGCGGGGCAGATCGCGACCGGCCAGGCGCAACTGCGCGACCGCGCGCTGGCGCTGGTGGCGGCGGAAAATACGCTGGCCGAGCTGCGCGCGCAGCGGGCATTCCCGCCGCCGGGCGATCTGCGCACGCCCTGCCCGCAGGGTCCCCTGGCGCTTGTCTGTACCAGCCATGTCGAGAACACGTCGTACAAGGACATGCGCCAGGTGACGGTGCGTGTCACGGCCGGCGGCCAGGGACCCCAACTGGCGCAGCTGCGCGGCCTATTGAGCGCGCGTCCATGA
- the gspH gene encoding type II secretion system minor pseudopilin GspH, translated as MTRTSAPGTCRAAASCGSSGRQAGFTLIEMMVVVAIIAIVTTAVGLSFPKRDDQPLARDAQRLSRLFALAQTEARAGGRAITWRADGQGYRFTRRPVWTPGNAAATVRQAPPPDDFRDDESLRPRRWEAANVRVQADSDQAGVFPPEWIAPPMRVELSDDFQRIAIVRDAAGRYALQP; from the coding sequence GTGACGCGGACATCGGCTCCTGGAACGTGTAGGGCGGCCGCGTCTTGCGGCAGCAGTGGACGGCAAGCCGGCTTCACCCTCATCGAGATGATGGTGGTGGTCGCGATCATCGCCATCGTCACCACCGCCGTGGGCCTGTCCTTCCCCAAGCGGGACGACCAGCCGCTGGCGCGCGACGCGCAGCGCCTGTCGCGCCTGTTTGCGCTGGCGCAGACCGAGGCGCGCGCGGGCGGACGCGCCATTACCTGGCGGGCCGACGGCCAGGGCTACCGCTTCACGCGCCGTCCGGTGTGGACTCCCGGCAACGCCGCGGCCACCGTCAGGCAGGCCCCGCCGCCCGACGACTTTCGCGACGACGAGAGCCTGCGGCCGCGCCGCTGGGAAGCGGCCAATGTCCGCGTGCAGGCGGACTCCGACCAGGCCGGTGTTTTCCCGCCGGAATGGATCGCCCCGCCCATGCGGGTGGAACTGAGCGATGACTTCCAACGCATCGCGATCGTGCGGGACGCCGCCGGACGCTATGCGCTGCAACCATGA
- a CDS encoding PulJ/GspJ family protein — protein sequence MTANTPVPPRCTGRHHGPSACQAGQRGFTLIEVLVAVALLAIVSVLSWRGLDSVVRTRDHVQRDADRDDALLRVLGQLQLDMQMRAPDTVLDGGAAESVVKRTLPAALRIDPTPGGPALDIVRGPAPGGRWQRVRWWRDGHALRRAAAAGGDAFPLPQPGAGADLLDGVVGFGIQAWIPERGWTALPEDDAGSAATGLAIVLSMASPAAGPPQVYRRVVALP from the coding sequence GTGACCGCGAATACGCCCGTCCCGCCGCGATGCACCGGCCGGCACCATGGACCGTCCGCGTGCCAGGCCGGCCAGCGCGGGTTCACGCTGATCGAAGTGCTGGTCGCGGTGGCGCTGCTGGCCATCGTCAGCGTGCTGTCTTGGCGGGGACTGGATAGCGTGGTGCGCACGCGCGATCACGTGCAACGCGATGCGGATCGCGACGACGCGCTGCTGCGCGTGCTGGGCCAGCTGCAGCTGGACATGCAGATGCGCGCGCCCGACACCGTGCTGGACGGCGGTGCCGCGGAATCGGTGGTGAAGCGAACGCTGCCCGCGGCGCTGCGTATCGATCCCACGCCCGGCGGCCCGGCGCTGGACATCGTGCGCGGCCCCGCGCCAGGCGGCCGCTGGCAGCGCGTGCGGTGGTGGCGCGACGGACATGCCTTGCGGCGCGCCGCGGCAGCCGGCGGCGATGCCTTCCCCCTGCCGCAACCCGGCGCCGGCGCGGACCTGCTGGACGGCGTCGTCGGCTTCGGCATTCAAGCCTGGATACCCGAGCGCGGCTGGACTGCGCTGCCCGAGGACGACGCCGGATCCGCGGCGACCGGCCTGGCCATCGTGCTGAGCATGGCCAGCCCGGCGGCAGGGCCGCCGCAGGTCTACCGACGCGTGGTGGCCCTGCCATGA
- the gspK gene encoding type II secretion system minor pseudopilin GspK, with amino-acid sequence MRQAPQRRYQRARQRQRGMAVIAALLVVAAAAIIASSMLGGQSERAQLVQSERFRIQARWLLVGGVDWARQILRDDARHSPITRADQPWALPIVDLRLDEPGEPEPALLSGRIEDEQGKFNLQNLAFEGQVDPRQLIAFERLLQALNLRPSAAPDIARRIAAGQPLAVGGAGNAGDNGPASKAMRPPRAPGLQALAELRGIAGLDDQAIERLDCCVTILPDHTAVNVNTAPPEVLYAVVTQLPLGQAGALVAERERGRYFNDTADFANRLANPQIKLDKDSVSTDSQWFSLAGVVRLGHATAAMRALLEREDQSTSIAWMKEMN; translated from the coding sequence ATGAGGCAAGCCCCGCAACGCCGGTATCAGCGTGCCCGTCAGCGCCAACGCGGCATGGCCGTGATCGCCGCCCTGCTGGTGGTTGCCGCCGCGGCCATCATCGCCAGCAGCATGCTGGGCGGCCAGAGCGAACGCGCGCAACTCGTGCAAAGCGAGCGATTCCGCATACAGGCGCGCTGGCTGCTGGTGGGCGGCGTGGACTGGGCCAGGCAGATCCTGCGCGACGATGCGCGCCACAGCCCGATCACGCGCGCCGACCAGCCCTGGGCCCTTCCTATCGTCGACCTTCGCCTGGACGAGCCGGGAGAGCCGGAACCGGCCCTGTTGTCGGGCCGCATCGAAGACGAGCAAGGCAAGTTCAACCTGCAGAACCTGGCCTTCGAAGGCCAGGTCGATCCGCGCCAGCTGATCGCCTTCGAGCGCCTGCTCCAGGCCTTGAACCTGCGCCCTTCGGCCGCGCCCGACATCGCGCGGCGCATCGCCGCCGGCCAGCCCCTGGCTGTCGGCGGCGCCGGGAATGCGGGAGACAACGGCCCCGCCAGCAAGGCGATGCGGCCGCCGCGCGCGCCGGGCCTGCAAGCGCTGGCGGAACTGCGCGGCATTGCCGGCCTGGACGACCAGGCGATAGAGCGCCTGGACTGCTGCGTGACCATCCTGCCCGACCACACCGCGGTCAACGTCAACACGGCGCCCCCCGAAGTGCTATATGCGGTCGTGACGCAACTGCCCTTGGGCCAGGCCGGGGCCCTGGTGGCGGAGCGCGAGCGCGGGCGCTACTTCAACGACACCGCCGATTTCGCCAATCGCCTGGCGAATCCACAAATCAAGCTGGACAAGGACAGCGTCTCCACCGACAGCCAGTGGTTCAGCCTGGCGGGCGTCGTACGCCTGGGCCATGCCACGGCGGCCATGCGTGCGCTGCTGGAGCGGGAAGACCAGTCCACGAGCATCGCCTGGATGAAGGAAATGAATTGA
- a CDS encoding HAD-IIA family hydrolase, whose translation MTISAFRPRLDGRPASPAIPVDPPWTAGRPALILDLDGTLMREREPVAGAADLLRAYHDRYVVVSNNSTHTAGQMARRLRSVGLSIDADRLVLAGEMTIRYLRARHPDARVLLCASVGLRRYAVQSGCHLVNDAADIVVLMLDKRFNYAALERVTRQLKRGARLLVSNADASHPGPDGWVVPETGALMQAVMISSGCQPSHVVGKPGPAMFEEGLRRLGRRREDVLVIGDNPDTDALGAVRAGLRYLLVGDGQHADAATLADLMACAVPAHAALPEMSRLASVG comes from the coding sequence ATGACGATTTCCGCTTTCCGCCCCCGGCTCGATGGCCGGCCGGCCAGTCCGGCAATACCGGTCGACCCGCCATGGACAGCGGGGCGTCCCGCCCTGATCCTGGACCTGGACGGCACCTTGATGCGCGAGCGCGAACCCGTGGCAGGCGCGGCCGACCTGCTGCGCGCCTACCATGACCGCTATGTCGTGGTGTCCAACAATTCCACGCATACCGCGGGGCAGATGGCGCGGCGATTGCGTTCAGTCGGCCTGTCCATCGATGCCGACAGGCTGGTGCTGGCGGGGGAAATGACGATCCGCTACCTGCGCGCGCGGCATCCCGACGCGCGCGTGCTGTTGTGCGCCTCGGTGGGGCTCAGGCGCTACGCCGTCCAAAGCGGATGCCATCTCGTGAACGACGCGGCCGACATCGTCGTGCTGATGCTGGACAAGCGCTTCAACTATGCCGCGCTGGAAAGGGTCACGCGGCAACTCAAGCGCGGCGCGCGGCTGCTGGTCAGCAACGCGGACGCCAGCCATCCTGGCCCGGACGGCTGGGTGGTGCCGGAAACGGGCGCGCTCATGCAGGCCGTGATGATCAGTTCCGGCTGCCAGCCCTCGCATGTGGTGGGCAAGCCGGGCCCGGCCATGTTCGAAGAGGGACTGCGCCGCCTGGGGCGGCGGCGCGAGGACGTGCTGGTGATCGGCGATAACCCGGACACCGATGCACTGGGCGCGGTGCGCGCCGGGCTGCGCTATCTGCTGGTGGGCGACGGGCAGCATGCGGATGCGGCGACGCTGGCGGACTTGATGGCGTGCGCGGTGCCCGCGCATGCGGCCTTGCCGGAGATGAGCAGGCTGGCTAGCGTCGGATAG
- the gspG gene encoding type II secretion system major pseudopilin GspG, whose translation MKPCGAKYMGRRTGRHAQRGFSLIEIMVVVVIMGILAGLVVPNLLRRPDQARAVAARQDISSLLQALKLYRLDNGHYPNATQGLQALVQQPADEKLPGWHSYLDRLPNDPWGHPYQYLNPGVKGEIDVFSLGADNKPGGEDSDADIGSWNV comes from the coding sequence ATGAAACCATGCGGCGCGAAATACATGGGCCGGCGCACCGGCCGGCACGCCCAGCGCGGCTTTTCCCTGATCGAGATCATGGTCGTGGTCGTGATCATGGGCATTCTGGCCGGGCTGGTCGTTCCCAACCTGCTGCGGCGCCCCGACCAGGCCCGCGCCGTGGCGGCACGCCAGGACATCTCCAGCCTCCTGCAGGCGCTCAAGCTCTATCGCCTGGATAACGGCCACTATCCCAACGCCACGCAGGGATTGCAGGCGCTGGTGCAGCAGCCCGCCGACGAAAAGCTGCCGGGTTGGCACAGCTATCTGGACCGCCTGCCGAACGACCCCTGGGGCCACCCCTACCAGTATCTGAATCCCGGCGTGAAAGGCGAAATCGATGTGTTTTCCCTGGGCGCGGACAACAAACCCGGCGGAGAAGACAGTGACGCGGACATCGGCTCCTGGAACGTGTAG
- the gspN gene encoding type II secretion system protein N, translated as MKARRWLLPLAALLLAMATAVATLPARWLLLAVPADAPVVPVDASGTLWNGQARLAIGPPGMRRTVPQPVAWRWHWLAGVGPAARVVHPWLAAPLEIAPGLGGTRLGQGTLTLPAEALAAAGAPLNTIGPGGQLALAWSALNLADPPSKGTLLQLTWSNASSARVRVQPLGDYQAVLAADGPDGLDLNVHTLRGALRVEGHGQGRNGRWRFDGQALPAPDTDAATRDALEPLLSTLGTYRNGISQLRFP; from the coding sequence ATGAAAGCGCGTCGCTGGCTGCTGCCCCTGGCGGCCCTGCTGCTTGCCATGGCCACGGCCGTGGCCACCCTGCCCGCCCGCTGGCTGCTGCTCGCCGTGCCCGCCGATGCCCCGGTGGTGCCGGTGGATGCATCAGGCACGCTCTGGAACGGCCAGGCCCGCTTGGCCATCGGCCCGCCCGGCATGCGCCGCACCGTGCCGCAACCCGTGGCCTGGCGCTGGCATTGGCTGGCGGGCGTCGGCCCGGCCGCCCGCGTGGTTCATCCCTGGCTGGCGGCGCCGCTGGAGATCGCACCGGGCCTGGGCGGCACGCGTCTGGGCCAGGGCACCTTGACCTTGCCCGCCGAGGCGCTGGCCGCCGCCGGGGCGCCGCTGAACACGATAGGACCGGGCGGCCAACTGGCGCTGGCCTGGTCCGCGCTCAACCTCGCGGACCCGCCATCCAAGGGGACGCTGCTGCAGCTGACGTGGTCGAACGCCTCGTCGGCGCGGGTGCGCGTGCAGCCGCTGGGCGATTACCAGGCGGTCCTGGCCGCGGACGGCCCGGACGGCCTGGACCTGAACGTGCACACCTTGCGTGGCGCCCTGCGCGTCGAAGGCCACGGCCAAGGCCGCAACGGCCGCTGGCGATTCGATGGCCAGGCGCTGCCCGCACCCGATACCGACGCCGCCACCCGTGACGCGCTGGAGCCGCTGCTAAGCACGCTGGGCACGTACCGGAACGGCATTTCACAACTGCGATTTCCGTGA
- a CDS encoding phosphocholine-specific phospholipase C, translating to MNKLNRRTFLTGTAKSAGAALALNMLPPSIARALSIDAKVETGTIQDIKHIVILMLENRGFDHYFGTLRGVRGYGDRFPTPLPSGKDVWFQQDATGLEIPPYHMDSTKVKALQSPGTPHSFSDMQAAWGQGRSGYWPQFKTKYTMGYLGRSDIPFHFALAEAFTICDGYHCSVTSGTDPNRVVFFSGSGFDPSLAKMGINSDDRTSEPNNNRCWITGTMPSPGYKYPDNALTWHSLPKVLEDAGVDWKIYQDPNDNWTGAMHGGLAFADFRNAKPGDPLYEKGLKLYTIADLKQDVEADRLPQVSWLLCTAANSEHSGNSDPAIGANYTAQVLDALTANPEVWAKTAFFLTYDENDGLFDHVPPPAPPSYNADGTLAGKATFPLDGEYFSDPTSKYRNKLDTIGGSLRPWGLSARVPMYVISPWSKGGWVNSQVFDHTSISLFLEKRFNLTVDAVSPWHRAVCGDLTTCFDFQSPNDPTFPALPDTSNYKAVLAAQNKLPTANPPATPEALYQEKGVRPSRALPYELNTYAQVQDDGRTVTLTFENTGTQAAVFHVYDRNHLDRIPRRYTVEAGKSLQDAWDTSADAGKYNLWVYSTNGFVRTFAGNASAYQDAGFQPEVIRIHYQAKAGRMNIKLRNMGKPGGKGNKENDTLTVTANAYRTDGPWVVKVTEEGTLEWDLSDTGNWYDFTVTGADGFERRFAGRMETGRDSVSDPAMAVHL from the coding sequence ATGAACAAGCTCAATCGACGCACATTCCTGACGGGCACGGCGAAGTCGGCCGGTGCCGCCCTGGCGCTGAACATGCTGCCCCCCAGCATTGCCCGCGCCCTTTCCATCGACGCCAAGGTAGAAACCGGCACCATCCAGGACATCAAGCACATCGTCATCCTGATGCTGGAAAACCGCGGCTTCGACCACTACTTCGGCACGCTGCGCGGCGTGCGCGGCTACGGCGACCGCTTCCCGACGCCGCTGCCCAGCGGCAAGGACGTCTGGTTCCAGCAGGACGCCACGGGCCTGGAAATCCCGCCGTACCACATGGACAGCACGAAGGTGAAGGCGCTGCAATCGCCCGGCACGCCGCACAGCTTCTCGGACATGCAGGCCGCCTGGGGCCAGGGCCGCTCGGGCTACTGGCCGCAGTTCAAGACCAAGTACACGATGGGCTATCTGGGCCGCAGCGACATCCCCTTCCACTTCGCGCTGGCCGAAGCCTTCACGATCTGCGACGGCTATCACTGCTCGGTCACCAGCGGCACCGACCCCAACCGCGTGGTGTTCTTCTCGGGCTCGGGCTTCGACCCCAGCCTGGCGAAGATGGGCATCAACAGCGACGACCGCACCTCCGAACCCAACAACAACCGCTGCTGGATCACGGGCACGATGCCCTCGCCGGGATACAAGTACCCCGACAACGCGCTGACCTGGCACAGCCTGCCCAAGGTGCTGGAAGACGCCGGCGTGGACTGGAAGATCTACCAGGACCCCAACGACAACTGGACCGGCGCCATGCACGGCGGCCTGGCCTTCGCCGACTTCCGCAATGCCAAGCCCGGCGACCCGCTGTACGAAAAGGGCCTGAAGCTGTACACCATCGCGGACCTGAAGCAGGACGTGGAGGCAGATCGCTTGCCCCAGGTGTCCTGGCTGCTGTGCACCGCCGCCAATTCGGAGCATTCCGGCAACAGCGACCCCGCCATCGGCGCCAACTACACGGCCCAGGTGCTGGACGCCCTGACCGCCAATCCCGAAGTCTGGGCCAAGACCGCGTTCTTCCTGACCTACGACGAGAACGACGGCCTCTTCGATCACGTGCCCCCGCCCGCGCCGCCTTCGTACAACGCCGATGGCACCCTGGCCGGCAAGGCGACCTTCCCGCTGGACGGCGAGTATTTCTCTGACCCGACCAGCAAGTACCGCAACAAGCTGGACACCATCGGCGGCAGCCTGCGCCCCTGGGGCCTGAGCGCGCGCGTACCGATGTATGTGATTTCGCCGTGGAGCAAGGGCGGATGGGTGAATTCGCAGGTGTTCGACCACACCTCGATCAGCCTCTTCCTGGAAAAGCGCTTCAACCTCACGGTCGATGCCGTCAGCCCGTGGCATCGCGCGGTGTGCGGCGACCTGACCACCTGCTTCGATTTCCAATCGCCCAACGATCCGACGTTCCCGGCGCTGCCCGACACCAGCAACTACAAGGCCGTGCTGGCCGCGCAGAACAAGCTGCCCACGGCCAATCCGCCCGCCACGCCCGAGGCGCTATACCAGGAAAAGGGCGTGCGTCCCTCGCGCGCGCTGCCGTATGAGCTGAACACGTACGCCCAGGTGCAGGATGACGGTCGCACCGTGACCCTGACGTTCGAGAACACCGGCACGCAGGCCGCCGTGTTCCATGTCTATGATCGCAACCACCTGGACCGCATCCCGCGCCGCTACACGGTCGAAGCGGGCAAGTCGCTGCAGGACGCGTGGGACACAAGCGCGGACGCCGGCAAGTACAACCTGTGGGTCTACAGCACCAACGGTTTCGTGCGCACCTTCGCGGGCAACGCCAGCGCCTACCAGGATGCCGGCTTCCAGCCGGAAGTCATCCGCATCCATTACCAGGCGAAGGCCGGCCGCATGAACATAAAGCTGAGGAACATGGGCAAGCCCGGCGGCAAGGGCAACAAGGAAAACGACACGTTGACCGTGACGGCCAATGCCTACCGCACCGACGGCCCCTGGGTTGTCAAGGTCACCGAGGAAGGTACGCTGGAGTGGGACCTGAGCGACACCGGCAACTGGTACGACTTCACCGTCACGGGCGCGGACGGCTTCGAGCGGCGCTTCGCGGGCCGCATGGAAACGGGCCGCGATAGCGTCTCCGATCCGGCGATGGCGGTGCACCTGTAG
- a CDS encoding general secretion pathway protein GspB: MSMILGSAHRYMPQRIDPARLARGVAVLALAAGAGIWGAILLAPRADTLPPMLDAPRVATGDTAAVAGWFGTSAAPVKVSVLGLIAAGAHGAAILAIDGGEPRAYRVGQAIVDGVTLARVERAGVVLDQGGQSIRVAAPAEPPLVSPGFVPVHR, from the coding sequence ATGTCCATGATCCTCGGCTCCGCCCATCGTTACATGCCGCAACGTATAGACCCCGCCCGGTTGGCGCGCGGGGTGGCGGTGCTCGCCCTGGCCGCCGGCGCAGGCATCTGGGGCGCGATCCTGCTGGCGCCGCGCGCCGACACCCTGCCGCCCATGCTGGACGCGCCACGCGTGGCCACGGGCGACACGGCCGCCGTGGCGGGCTGGTTCGGCACGTCGGCCGCGCCGGTAAAAGTCAGCGTGCTGGGGTTGATCGCGGCCGGCGCGCATGGCGCGGCCATCCTGGCGATAGACGGCGGCGAGCCGCGTGCTTATCGCGTGGGCCAGGCCATCGTCGATGGCGTCACGCTGGCCCGCGTCGAACGCGCCGGCGTGGTACTGGACCAGGGCGGACAAAGCATCCGCGTGGCGGCGCCCGCCGAACCGCCGTTGGTCTCGCCGGGCTTCGTGCCGGTTCACCGGTAG
- the gspM gene encoding type II secretion system protein GspM, with protein sequence MRPSTHRAPRPLLPPAWIAGWHKAREQASQYWKQRAPRERRLLRAMGAVLIAAALFTIGLRPAWRTIERWQDELPRLRAQAATVDALIQEAQALKREQGHRIPASDMEEALRASLARAALGGTQHVEKTEDGKGWRVTFDDASPAALFDWLAHAPAPLHLRIAQARIARPSDSLGRLIPARASGTLQLRNADDAADGNRP encoded by the coding sequence ATGAGGCCGTCCACGCATCGCGCCCCGCGCCCGCTCTTGCCGCCCGCCTGGATCGCCGGCTGGCACAAGGCTCGCGAACAGGCATCGCAGTACTGGAAGCAGCGCGCGCCGCGCGAACGGCGCCTGCTGCGCGCGATGGGCGCCGTCCTGATCGCCGCCGCGCTTTTCACGATCGGGCTGCGTCCGGCCTGGCGCACGATCGAACGATGGCAGGATGAATTGCCGCGTCTGCGGGCCCAGGCTGCCACGGTCGATGCCCTGATCCAGGAAGCCCAGGCCTTGAAGCGCGAACAGGGACACCGCATCCCCGCGAGCGACATGGAAGAGGCCTTGCGCGCCAGCCTGGCCCGCGCCGCGCTGGGTGGCACCCAGCATGTCGAAAAGACGGAAGACGGCAAGGGCTGGCGCGTGACCTTCGACGATGCATCGCCGGCCGCCTTGTTCGACTGGCTGGCGCATGCGCCGGCGCCGCTGCACCTGCGCATCGCCCAGGCGCGCATCGCGCGTCCGAGCGACTCGTTGGGACGCCTCATCCCCGCGCGCGCTTCCGGCACGCTGCAGCTGCGCAACGCCGACGACGCCGCCGACGGGAACCGTCCATGA